One region of Eleutherodactylus coqui strain aEleCoq1 chromosome 5, aEleCoq1.hap1, whole genome shotgun sequence genomic DNA includes:
- the LOC136627198 gene encoding olfactory receptor 10A7-like, translating into MKSTSYKLPGNQSSIDEFILLGFSNFNTKIQFFLFPLFLFIYIFTVLGNFTIITVATLDSLLHTPMYYFLRNLSFLEMCYITVTLPKLLHTFVAKKKTISFYGCCIQLFCFFTLGATECFILTVMAYDRFVAICNPLRYFSVMSKATCLKMAAVSWFCGFVISLGHAVSIFSLPYCGPNIINHFFCDIPPVLKLACTDVSSNDTAVTITGVLLLMFPFFLVLYSYGRIIAAIMRISTNKGRKKVFSTCASHFMSFALFYGTAGFTYVRVKINAAAYSDNDKMLSLLYSVVTPLLNPLIYSLRNEEVKGGLKKLIRQKILEKKDVFFPY; encoded by the coding sequence ATGAAATCTACAAGTTACAAGTTGCCAGGAAATCAGTCCAGTATTGATGAGTTCATCCTCTTGGGATTCTCCAATTTTAATACAAAGATTCAgttctttctttttcctctcttcctcttcATCTACATATTTACTGTTCTTGGTAACTTTACAATAATCACTGTGGCCACCCTGGATTCTCTTCTTCACACACCGATGTACTACTTTCTCCGCAACCTCTCGTTCCTTGAAATGTGCTACATTACAGTCACCCTCCCCAAACTGCTCCACACCTTTGTGGCCAAGAAGAAGACAATATCTTTCTATGGTTGCTGCATACAGTTGTTTTGCTTCTTTACCCTTGGTGCCACTGAGTGTTTTATTCTGACTGTCATGGCATATGACCGCTTTGTAGCCATCTGCAATCCCTTGAGATACTTTTCAGTAATGAGCAAAGCTACATGCTTAAAAATGGCCGCCGTGTCTTGGTTCTGTGGCTTCGTTATTTCTCTTGGACATGCTGTCTCCATCTTTTCCCTTCCTTACTGTGGTCCTAACATTATCAACCACTTCTTCTGTGACATCCCTCCAGTACTGAAGTTGGCTTGCACTGATGTTTCATCTAATGACACTGCTGTTACTATCACTGGTGTTCTTCTcctaatgtttcccttttttctgGTACTTTACTCCTATGGACGGATCATTGCTGCTATTATGCGCATTAGCACCAATAAAGGACGGAAGAAAGTCTTCTCTACTTGTGCCTCACACTTTATGTCTTTTGCATTATTCTATGGAACTGCTGGTTTTACATACGTCCGGGTGAAGATTAATGCAGCAGCATATAGTGATAATGACAAGATGCTGTCTCTTCTTTATAGTGTGGTAACCCCTCTTCTAAATCCACTTATATACAGTTTAAGGAATGAGGAAGTTAAAGGAGGACTCAAAAAACTCATACGTCAAAAAAT